The Buttiauxella selenatireducens genome has a window encoding:
- a CDS encoding hemin-degrading factor, translated as MTQRYENWLQFKQEHPKKYARDIAKLMNISEAELTHARVGHDAWRLKGEVRDILASLENVGEIKSICRNEYAVHEHIGRFENQQLHGHAGLVLNPRALDLRLFLNQWAFAFHVREETARGERQSVQFFDHQGDALLKVYTTDNTDFAAWGDMLAKFIYADNPALELQAAEKSVMTPAVDGRQVEEEWRAIRDVHQFFGLLKRHQLTRQQAFRLVADDLACQVDNDALAQLLALAKQDKNEIMVFVGNQGCVQIFTGVVEKVVPMDNWINIFNPQFTLHLMADTIAESWVTRKPSGDGFVTSLELFAADGTQIAQLYGQRTEGEPEQQQWRTQLEALVSKGIAA; from the coding sequence ATGACTCAGCGTTATGAAAACTGGTTACAGTTCAAGCAAGAGCACCCAAAAAAGTATGCTCGCGACATCGCAAAACTGATGAACATTAGCGAAGCTGAATTGACTCATGCCCGTGTGGGACATGATGCATGGCGCTTAAAAGGCGAGGTCCGCGACATTCTGGCCTCTCTTGAAAACGTGGGCGAGATCAAATCCATTTGCCGCAATGAATATGCGGTACATGAACATATCGGTCGTTTTGAAAACCAGCAACTGCACGGCCACGCAGGCCTGGTTCTGAACCCACGCGCACTGGATTTGCGTCTGTTCCTGAACCAATGGGCTTTCGCGTTCCACGTCCGTGAAGAAACCGCCCGCGGTGAACGCCAGAGCGTGCAATTCTTTGACCATCAGGGTGATGCGCTGTTGAAGGTTTACACCACGGATAACACCGATTTCGCCGCCTGGGGCGATATGCTGGCGAAGTTTATCTATGCCGATAACCCCGCGCTTGAGCTGCAAGCTGCAGAAAAAAGCGTGATGACACCTGCGGTTGATGGCCGTCAGGTTGAAGAAGAGTGGCGCGCTATCCGTGATGTGCACCAGTTCTTTGGGCTGCTCAAACGCCACCAGCTCACACGTCAACAAGCTTTCCGTCTGGTTGCTGACGATCTCGCCTGCCAGGTGGATAACGACGCGCTGGCGCAACTGCTGGCGCTAGCAAAGCAAGACAAAAACGAAATCATGGTGTTTGTTGGCAACCAGGGTTGCGTACAGATTTTCACCGGTGTCGTTGAAAAAGTCGTGCCGATGGATAACTGGATTAACATCTTCAACCCGCAATTCACGCTGCATTTAATGGCCGATACCATTGCGGAAAGCTGGGTGACGCGCAAGCCAAGTGGTGATGGCTTCGTGACCAGCCTTGAGTTGTTTGCCGCTGACGGTACGCAAATCGCGCAACTTTACGGCCAACGTACCGAAGGTGAACCGGAGCAACAACAGTGGCGCACTCAGCTTGAAGCACTGGTAAGCAAAGGCATCGCTGCATGA
- a CDS encoding heme/hemin ABC transporter substrate-binding protein yields MKRRLFALFALTAFALPAIAAAKDQRVVAIGGDVTEIVFALGSSDQLVARDSTSLHPEAATKLPDVGYMRQLNAEGILAMRPTLVLASAQAKPSLALEQVASSHVKVVTIPANNSLEGIDEKIDAVAQAMGKTTQGEALRQQVHNKLASIPEKPLPVKVLFIMSHGGMTAMAAGQETAADAAIHAAGLQNAMQGFKRYQPMSQEGVIASQPQLVLITADGVKTLGGEDNVWKLPGLAQTPAGKGHQLLIVDDMALLGFGLQTPDAILALRKKAEQLP; encoded by the coding sequence ATGAAACGCCGGTTATTTGCCCTTTTTGCCTTAACTGCATTTGCCTTGCCTGCGATTGCCGCCGCCAAAGATCAGCGAGTGGTGGCAATTGGTGGTGACGTCACTGAAATCGTCTTTGCATTAGGCTCGAGCGACCAGTTGGTCGCTCGTGACAGCACCAGTCTGCATCCGGAGGCGGCGACAAAACTGCCGGATGTGGGTTACATGCGCCAGCTTAATGCCGAAGGGATCCTGGCGATGCGTCCAACGCTTGTGCTGGCGAGCGCTCAGGCCAAGCCGTCGCTGGCACTTGAGCAAGTCGCCAGTAGCCATGTCAAAGTGGTGACTATTCCGGCGAATAATTCGCTGGAAGGCATTGATGAGAAGATTGATGCGGTTGCTCAGGCTATGGGTAAAACGACGCAGGGCGAGGCTTTACGCCAACAAGTGCATAACAAGCTGGCGTCGATTCCTGAAAAACCGTTACCTGTAAAAGTCCTGTTCATCATGAGCCATGGTGGCATGACCGCGATGGCCGCGGGGCAAGAAACGGCAGCAGATGCTGCTATTCATGCTGCGGGTTTGCAAAATGCGATGCAAGGATTCAAACGTTATCAGCCTATGTCCCAGGAAGGTGTGATTGCCAGCCAACCGCAGTTGGTGCTGATCACCGCCGATGGCGTGAAAACGTTAGGGGGTGAAGATAATGTCTGGAAACTGCCAGGTCTGGCTCAGACACCTGCCGGAAAAGGCCACCAGTTGTTGATCGTCGACGACATGGCGCTGCTGGGTTTTGGTTTACAAACTCCGGATGCCATCCTTGCATTACGTAAAAAAGCGGAGCAATTGCCTTGA
- a CDS encoding FecCD family ABC transporter permease has protein sequence MLLALLALSLVAANLGAMRLSIAVLWQAQDEALRHIWLNIRLPRVLLATLVGGALALSGCVMQGLFRNPLADPGLLGISSGAALAVGFSVVLPLALPVVLALYVPMLAAFLGSLAVTLVIFFLSRQGNNSLSRLLLVGIAINALCGAAVGVLSWISNDAQLRQLSLWGMGSLGQAQWSTLLATASFVIPASLVIAFLSRRLNLLQLGDEEAHYLGVDVKTTQRQLLILSALLVAAAVAVSGVIGFVGLVVPHLVRMWLGADHRWLIPGSILAGAMLLLVADTLARTLVAPAEMPVGLLTSLLGGPWFLALIFRQKRETDG, from the coding sequence ATGTTGCTGGCGCTATTGGCTCTGTCTTTGGTTGCGGCCAATTTAGGTGCCATGCGTCTTTCCATCGCGGTGCTGTGGCAAGCGCAGGATGAAGCGCTGCGCCATATCTGGCTCAATATTCGCCTTCCTCGCGTGTTGCTTGCAACGCTGGTTGGCGGCGCACTGGCACTTTCAGGCTGCGTGATGCAGGGGCTGTTTCGCAATCCGCTTGCCGATCCGGGCTTGCTCGGCATCAGCAGCGGGGCTGCACTGGCGGTAGGATTTTCAGTGGTTCTACCGCTGGCGCTTCCGGTTGTGCTGGCCTTGTATGTTCCGATGTTGGCGGCGTTTCTGGGCAGTCTTGCCGTCACGCTGGTGATTTTCTTCCTGAGTCGTCAGGGCAACAATAGTCTTTCTCGCCTGCTGTTGGTGGGCATTGCCATTAATGCCCTGTGCGGTGCGGCGGTCGGCGTCTTGTCATGGATCAGTAATGATGCTCAATTGCGCCAGCTTTCACTTTGGGGCATGGGTAGCCTTGGTCAAGCGCAATGGTCAACCTTGCTCGCCACCGCCTCGTTTGTTATCCCTGCTTCACTGGTTATCGCGTTTCTGTCCAGGCGCCTTAACCTGTTGCAGCTTGGCGACGAAGAAGCGCATTACCTGGGCGTGGACGTTAAAACAACCCAGCGTCAGTTATTGATTTTAAGTGCGCTGTTAGTGGCCGCCGCGGTTGCCGTGAGCGGTGTGATTGGCTTTGTTGGCCTGGTGGTTCCGCACCTGGTGCGGATGTGGCTCGGGGCCGATCATCGCTGGCTTATTCCGGGCTCAATTCTTGCTGGCGCTATGTTGCTTCTGGTTGCTGATACGCTCGCTCGCACGTTGGTTGCGCCCGCAGAAATGCCGGTGGGTTTGCTGACCAGTTTGCTCGGCGGCCCGTGGTTCTTAGCCCTGATATTCCGCCAAAAGAGGGAAACTGATGGCTGA
- a CDS encoding heme ABC transporter ATP-binding protein has translation MADFLQTRNVTLRPGARTLLDDINLTLATGEVVALIGPNGAGKSTLLRVLTGFQPPDSGEITLSGRPLNSWSNDALSRKRAVMRQRSGMAFSWAVEDVIAMGRAPWPEKETKTVVREVMALTGCDSLAGRDFCQLSGGEQQRVQLARALAQLWFDGQPHGWLFLDEPTSALDLYHQQHLLRLLRRLSLMGTLSVCVVLHDLNLAALWADRIVLLHEGRLVAQGSPQQVMDESTLQHWYQADLRVFHHPEHPVPQVWLKQ, from the coding sequence ATGGCTGATTTTTTACAGACGCGCAATGTCACTTTGCGTCCTGGTGCACGGACGTTACTGGATGACATTAATCTGACGCTTGCAACGGGTGAAGTTGTCGCGCTGATTGGCCCAAACGGTGCTGGAAAATCCACACTACTACGCGTGCTCACGGGTTTTCAGCCGCCGGACAGTGGTGAGATTACCCTTTCCGGGCGTCCGCTAAACTCATGGTCAAACGATGCGTTATCCCGAAAACGCGCGGTCATGCGCCAGCGCAGCGGTATGGCTTTTAGCTGGGCCGTCGAGGATGTCATTGCCATGGGACGCGCACCGTGGCCAGAAAAAGAGACAAAAACGGTCGTGCGGGAGGTTATGGCGCTGACAGGATGCGATTCACTTGCCGGGCGCGATTTTTGCCAGCTTTCAGGGGGTGAGCAACAGCGAGTACAGCTCGCCCGCGCGCTGGCACAGCTGTGGTTCGACGGGCAACCGCACGGTTGGCTGTTTTTAGATGAACCCACTTCCGCGCTGGATTTGTATCATCAGCAACATCTTCTGCGTTTACTGCGTCGTTTATCGCTGATGGGAACACTTTCGGTGTGTGTCGTGTTGCACGATTTGAACCTGGCGGCGCTTTGGGCAGACCGTATCGTGTTGTTGCACGAAGGGCGACTGGTGGCGCAAGGGTCGCCGCAACAAGTGATGGATGAATCGACGTTGCAACACTGGTATCAGGCCGACTTACGGGTTTTCCATCATCCGGAGCACCCGGTGCCACAGGTTTGGTTGAAGCAATAA
- the selO gene encoding protein adenylyltransferase SelO — translation MTNKPEFNNSWHDELPGFYTALKPTPLHNARLFYYNRPLADELGLDASLFDESHTGIWSGETLLPGMQPLAQVYSGHQFGVWAGQLGDGRGILLGEQQLADGRKFDWHLKGAGLTPYSRMGDGRAVLRSTIREFLASEAMHGLNIPTTRALSIVTSDTPVQRETTEQGAMLIRVAQSHVRFGHFEHFYYRREPQKVQQLADYVIAHHWPHLVDESDKYQLWFRDVVERTAQMIAHWQTVGFAHGVMNTDNMSILGLTMDYGPYGFLDDYQPDFICNHSDHQGRYAFDNQPAVGLWNLQRLAQTLSPFISVEWLNELLDHYQFALMKSFGELMRGKLGLLTEQTADNEILTELFGLMAKEGSDYTRTFRMLSLTEQASASSPLRDEFIDRAGFDSWFTRYRARLQTEQISDEQRQQAMKAANPSVVLRNWLAQRAIDAAEQGDVSVLAQLHETLKQPFAEHDGDVTQRPPDWGRRLEVSCSS, via the coding sequence ATGACCAATAAACCTGAATTTAACAATAGCTGGCACGACGAACTGCCCGGCTTTTATACGGCTTTAAAGCCCACGCCGCTGCATAATGCCCGGCTGTTTTATTATAACCGTCCTCTTGCCGATGAACTGGGGCTTGATGCCTCGTTGTTTGACGAATCTCATACCGGTATCTGGAGCGGTGAAACGCTGTTGCCGGGTATGCAGCCATTAGCACAGGTTTACAGCGGGCATCAGTTTGGTGTGTGGGCTGGTCAGCTTGGCGATGGGCGCGGCATTTTGCTCGGTGAACAACAGCTGGCAGATGGGCGTAAATTTGACTGGCACCTGAAAGGGGCGGGTTTAACGCCTTATTCGCGCATGGGTGATGGCCGCGCAGTGCTACGTTCCACAATACGCGAGTTTCTTGCCAGTGAAGCGATGCATGGTCTGAACATTCCGACCACCCGAGCGCTGAGCATTGTGACCAGCGACACGCCAGTGCAACGAGAAACCACCGAGCAAGGTGCGATGTTGATCCGGGTGGCGCAAAGTCATGTGCGCTTTGGGCACTTCGAACATTTCTACTATCGCCGTGAACCCCAGAAAGTACAGCAACTGGCGGATTATGTGATAGCCCATCACTGGCCGCATCTTGTCGATGAGTCTGACAAATATCAGCTTTGGTTCCGTGATGTCGTCGAGCGTACTGCGCAGATGATTGCGCACTGGCAAACGGTGGGGTTCGCGCATGGCGTGATGAATACCGATAATATGTCGATTCTTGGTTTAACGATGGATTACGGCCCGTACGGCTTCCTCGACGATTATCAGCCTGATTTTATCTGTAACCATTCCGATCATCAGGGGCGTTATGCCTTTGATAATCAGCCTGCTGTTGGGCTCTGGAACCTGCAGCGGCTGGCGCAAACACTGTCACCGTTTATTTCAGTTGAATGGCTCAATGAATTGCTCGATCACTATCAGTTTGCATTGATGAAATCCTTCGGGGAGTTGATGCGCGGTAAACTGGGGCTGTTGACGGAGCAAACGGCGGATAACGAAATCCTCACCGAGTTGTTCGGGCTGATGGCCAAAGAGGGCAGCGATTACACCCGTACATTCAGAATGTTAAGCCTGACTGAGCAAGCCTCAGCAAGCTCGCCACTGCGTGATGAATTCATTGACCGCGCCGGGTTTGATAGCTGGTTCACCCGTTATCGGGCTCGTTTGCAAACCGAGCAGATAAGCGATGAACAACGTCAGCAGGCGATGAAAGCGGCCAACCCGTCAGTGGTTTTGCGCAACTGGCTGGCTCAGCGTGCTATTGATGCCGCAGAACAGGGCGATGTGAGTGTTTTGGCGCAATTACATGAAACGCTTAAGCAGCCGTTTGCCGAACATGATGGGGACGTGACGCAACGTCCGCCAGATTGGGGGAGGCGTTTAGAGGTAAGCTGCTCAAGTTAA
- a CDS encoding EAL domain-containing protein, which yields MNLELDAQYRSDFYFQPVYLPDGGVLGVELIVNFVGVDAPVRIPTELVAQVIKSEQQLILFSEQLELLNNYQEFFKTQRIVVWVNISAVIADAILNDTDLASRLAQLPFIEFTINENFPELNRGIENACLMAMTRHYPLALANFGAGIATSKPIFDGIFKRVFLDKTFIHKQIKQRSFEPFMLAMLAQLSPFCQTLAITGIDDEAARQKVLSFAAFAMQGNLWPGIAPEKLEEWFHPDSPLLN from the coding sequence ATGAATCTCGAGCTTGATGCACAATATCGTTCAGACTTTTATTTTCAGCCTGTTTACTTACCTGACGGAGGAGTGTTAGGGGTTGAGTTAATAGTGAATTTTGTTGGAGTTGATGCACCGGTACGTATTCCAACGGAGTTAGTTGCGCAGGTTATTAAATCAGAACAACAATTAATATTATTCTCAGAGCAATTAGAATTGCTCAATAACTATCAAGAATTCTTTAAGACTCAACGTATCGTTGTTTGGGTGAATATAAGTGCGGTAATTGCCGATGCAATTTTGAACGATACTGACCTGGCGTCCCGTCTGGCGCAGCTTCCGTTCATTGAGTTCACCATCAATGAGAACTTCCCTGAGTTAAATCGCGGTATTGAAAATGCATGTTTAATGGCAATGACCAGGCATTATCCATTAGCGCTGGCAAATTTTGGTGCGGGTATTGCGACCAGTAAACCGATCTTCGACGGAATATTTAAACGTGTATTTCTGGATAAAACATTTATTCATAAACAAATAAAACAGCGCTCATTTGAGCCATTTATGTTAGCCATGCTCGCACAACTTTCTCCGTTTTGCCAAACGCTGGCAATTACCGGAATTGATGATGAAGCGGCACGCCAGAAAGTACTTTCATTCGCCGCTTTCGCCATGCAGGGAAATCTTTGGCCGGGAATTGCACCTGAAAAACTGGAAGAATGGTTTCACCCAGATTCACCGTTATTGAACTAA
- a CDS encoding LacI family DNA-binding transcriptional regulator, producing the protein MVTLEDVAASAGVSRATVSRVVNGDNKVKAQTRIKVEAAILELGYTPNPAARALASSQSNTLGLVTTSYRGGFFGALMDTVQSETELQGKQLLVTQGRDTAEKELNAIKRLFSLRCDGLVLHVRAISDATLHQLADQNHTFIVLDRDVPGLEDRCVIFDHRAASALATQVFIDAGHTSIACLHGPSGRTSSLLRKQGFMDAMSQANLKPAAVLGGEYDMPSGYQLASQLLENITPTALYCCNEELAIGAMLAITEHGLRIPQDISLICYDSGERAPFVRPALTSVHFPITEMARYAIRKLLDSHCVEQTFSPEIIHRDSVRQIR; encoded by the coding sequence ATGGTTACTCTGGAAGATGTTGCCGCAAGTGCAGGTGTGTCCCGGGCGACCGTTTCACGCGTGGTCAATGGTGACAACAAAGTCAAAGCACAGACGCGGATCAAAGTTGAAGCAGCAATACTTGAGCTGGGTTATACGCCGAACCCGGCGGCACGAGCCTTAGCCTCCAGCCAAAGCAATACGCTCGGGCTTGTCACCACCTCCTATCGCGGCGGCTTTTTTGGCGCACTTATGGACACCGTACAAAGCGAAACCGAGTTACAGGGTAAGCAGTTGTTGGTGACGCAGGGGCGCGACACCGCAGAGAAAGAACTCAACGCGATTAAACGCCTGTTCAGTTTGCGCTGCGATGGCCTGGTATTACATGTGCGTGCCATCTCTGATGCCACATTGCATCAACTGGCCGATCAGAATCACACGTTCATTGTTTTAGACCGTGATGTTCCGGGTCTTGAAGATAGATGCGTTATATTCGATCACCGTGCGGCAAGTGCGCTTGCGACTCAAGTGTTTATTGATGCCGGGCATACCTCAATTGCCTGCTTGCATGGGCCGAGCGGACGGACCTCCAGCCTGCTGCGCAAACAGGGATTTATGGATGCCATGTCTCAAGCAAATCTTAAACCTGCGGCGGTGTTGGGCGGGGAGTACGACATGCCCTCAGGCTACCAACTTGCTTCTCAACTTCTTGAAAACATTACGCCAACGGCACTCTATTGCTGTAACGAAGAACTGGCAATCGGTGCGATGCTTGCTATCACCGAGCACGGCCTGCGAATTCCCCAGGACATCTCGCTTATTTGCTATGACAGCGGTGAGCGAGCGCCATTTGTTCGCCCGGCGCTCACCAGTGTTCATTTCCCTATAACCGAAATGGCTCGTTATGCTATTCGGAAATTATTGGATAGCCATTGTGTGGAACAAACATTCTCTCCGGAGATAATCCACCGTGATTCCGTTCGTCAAATTCGCTAA
- a CDS encoding NlpC/P60 family protein → MRVWILVVACLVLAGCSHHAPPPNSRLSDSITVIAKLNDQLSGWRGTPYRYGGMSRRGVDCSGFVSITFRDRFELQLPRETRQQAKIGTEIDKDDLLPGDLVFFKTGSGESGLHVGIYDTDNQFIHASTSRGVMRSSLDNVYWRKKFWQARRI, encoded by the coding sequence ATGCGTGTATGGATTCTTGTTGTGGCATGTCTGGTACTCGCAGGGTGTAGCCACCATGCGCCCCCACCAAACTCTCGGCTGTCAGACTCAATAACAGTTATTGCGAAGCTCAATGATCAACTCAGCGGCTGGCGCGGTACACCGTACCGCTATGGTGGAATGAGCCGTCGCGGTGTCGACTGCTCTGGCTTTGTTTCGATCACCTTCCGTGACCGCTTCGAGCTCCAACTGCCGCGTGAAACACGCCAGCAAGCGAAAATCGGTACTGAAATTGATAAAGACGATCTCCTGCCCGGCGATCTGGTTTTCTTTAAAACAGGCTCCGGGGAAAGTGGATTACACGTCGGTATTTACGATACAGATAATCAATTTATTCATGCTTCAACCAGTCGTGGTGTAATGCGCTCGTCGCTGGATAATGTCTACTGGCGTAAAAAGTTTTGGCAAGCCCGTCGTATCTAA
- the btuD gene encoding vitamin B12 ABC transporter ATP-binding protein BtuD: MSLLQLNDVAVAERLGPISAAVHAGELVHLVGPNGAGKSTLLTRAAGLSSGAGQIMFAGSHLSDWQPTQLAHHRAFLSQQQMPPFSMPVWHYLQLHQSVSPDDSVMLKLVGDLGLADKLTRSVNQLSGGEWQRVRLAAVVLQIHPEINPQGRLLLLDEPMNSLDVAQQTALDRILMALCESDIAVVMSSHDLNHSLRHAHTVWLLRSGKMIAQGNRDEVLTPQHLATAYNMHFRRLQIEGHSMLIAPL, translated from the coding sequence ATGTCGTTGTTGCAGCTTAATGATGTTGCCGTGGCAGAGCGGCTTGGGCCAATTTCTGCCGCTGTCCATGCGGGCGAACTGGTGCATCTTGTTGGGCCAAATGGCGCGGGTAAAAGCACTCTGCTGACGCGTGCCGCCGGGCTTAGCTCAGGAGCCGGGCAAATTATGTTTGCCGGGAGTCATCTAAGTGACTGGCAGCCAACGCAACTGGCACATCACCGTGCCTTTCTCTCTCAGCAACAGATGCCACCATTTTCGATGCCCGTCTGGCATTATCTGCAACTGCATCAGTCGGTCAGCCCCGACGATTCCGTCATGCTAAAGCTTGTCGGCGACCTGGGGCTGGCGGATAAACTTACACGCAGTGTGAACCAACTTTCGGGTGGTGAATGGCAGCGCGTCCGGTTAGCCGCTGTCGTGCTACAGATTCATCCAGAAATCAATCCACAGGGGCGTTTGCTGTTATTGGACGAACCCATGAACAGCCTTGATGTCGCGCAGCAGACCGCGTTGGATAGAATCCTGATGGCACTGTGTGAGTCGGATATCGCAGTGGTCATGAGCAGCCACGATTTAAACCACAGTTTGCGACATGCGCATACCGTCTGGTTATTGCGTTCAGGTAAAATGATTGCGCAAGGAAATCGAGATGAAGTGCTGACACCGCAACATTTAGCGACAGCCTATAACATGCACTTCCGCAGATTGCAGATTGAAGGGCACAGTATGCTAATAGCCCCATTGTAG
- a CDS encoding glutathione peroxidase has translation MMQNILNTEVTTIDGEATTLENWKGKVLLMVNVASKCGLTVQYEQLENLQKELEHEGFSVLGFPCNQFLGQEPGSEEEIKTFCSTTYGVTFPLFSKLDVNGENRHPLYKKLVAAAPTAIAPEGSGFLERMSSKGRAPAQAGDILWNFEKFLVGRDGQVIQRFSPDMTPDDSTIVEAIKSALVK, from the coding sequence GTGATGCAAAACATTCTAAACACTGAAGTAACCACCATTGACGGTGAAGCCACAACGCTCGAAAACTGGAAAGGAAAAGTGCTGCTGATGGTGAATGTTGCCTCTAAGTGCGGCCTGACAGTGCAATACGAACAATTAGAAAATCTGCAAAAAGAGCTCGAGCATGAAGGCTTCTCGGTGCTGGGTTTCCCGTGTAATCAGTTCCTCGGTCAGGAGCCTGGCAGCGAAGAAGAGATCAAAACCTTCTGTAGCACGACGTACGGCGTGACATTCCCACTGTTTAGCAAGTTGGACGTTAATGGCGAAAACCGTCACCCGCTGTACAAAAAACTGGTTGCCGCCGCCCCGACAGCCATAGCACCAGAAGGTAGTGGTTTTCTTGAGCGCATGAGCAGTAAAGGTCGCGCTCCCGCTCAAGCGGGCGATATCCTCTGGAACTTTGAAAAATTCCTTGTGGGTCGCGATGGCCAGGTGATTCAACGTTTTTCACCGGATATGACGCCTGATGATTCAACCATCGTTGAAGCGATTAAGTCGGCGTTGGTGAAGTAA
- the btuC gene encoding vitamin B12 ABC transporter permease BtuC has product MHTFVARQYRLERRWLLALFATMLGMAVLSLCAGDLWFSPQHWLREDAQLFIWQIRMPRTLAVLLVGAALAISGTIMQALFENPLAEPGLLGVSNGAGVALVAAVLLGQGMLPGWALGICAIFGALVITFILLRFSKRHLSNSRLLLAGVALGIICSALMTWAIYFSTSLDLRQLMYWMMGGFGGVDWRQWWLMVTLLPVMLWLCRNYAPLNLMALGEMSARQLGLPVWLWRNILVIATGWLVGVSVALAGAIGFIGLVIPHMLRLKGLTDHRILLPASALAGATVLLGADIIARLALASAELPIGVVTATLGAPVFIWLLLKAGK; this is encoded by the coding sequence ATGCACACTTTTGTTGCGCGACAGTACCGCCTCGAACGTCGTTGGCTGCTGGCATTGTTTGCCACAATGTTGGGAATGGCTGTGCTGAGTTTGTGCGCCGGAGACCTGTGGTTTTCCCCACAACATTGGTTGCGTGAAGATGCGCAGCTGTTTATCTGGCAGATTCGAATGCCTCGCACATTAGCCGTTCTGTTGGTCGGAGCGGCACTCGCGATATCTGGCACAATTATGCAGGCACTTTTTGAAAACCCACTGGCTGAACCTGGACTGCTTGGCGTCTCTAATGGCGCCGGAGTTGCACTCGTGGCGGCAGTATTGCTTGGGCAGGGCATGTTGCCGGGTTGGGCATTAGGTATTTGCGCAATTTTTGGTGCACTGGTCATCACGTTTATCTTGCTGCGTTTTTCAAAGCGTCACCTTTCTAACAGCCGCCTGCTGCTTGCAGGGGTAGCGTTGGGGATTATCTGTAGCGCTTTAATGACCTGGGCTATCTACTTCAGTACCAGTCTCGATTTGCGCCAGTTAATGTACTGGATGATGGGCGGCTTTGGGGGAGTGGACTGGCGGCAATGGTGGTTGATGGTCACTCTGTTGCCCGTCATGCTGTGGTTATGCCGCAATTATGCGCCATTGAATTTAATGGCTCTCGGCGAAATGTCGGCGCGCCAGTTAGGTTTACCAGTCTGGCTTTGGCGTAATATTCTGGTGATTGCGACGGGCTGGCTTGTGGGGGTGAGTGTTGCGCTGGCGGGAGCCATCGGCTTTATCGGTCTTGTCATCCCACATATGTTGCGGCTCAAAGGATTGACCGATCACCGGATTTTGCTGCCCGCAAGTGCGTTGGCAGGTGCCACCGTGCTACTGGGCGCTGACATCATTGCGCGTTTGGCGCTGGCCTCAGCTGAACTACCGATAGGCGTTGTGACGGCAACTTTAGGCGCACCTGTATTTATCTGGCTATTATTAAAGGCTGGGAAATAA
- the ihfA gene encoding integration host factor subunit alpha yields the protein MALTKAEMSEYLFDKLGLSKRDAKELVELFFEEIRRALENGEQVKLSGFGNFDLRDKNQRPGRNPKTGEDIPITARRVVTFRPGQKLKSRVENASPKDE from the coding sequence ATGGCGCTTACAAAAGCTGAAATGTCAGAATACCTGTTTGATAAGCTAGGGCTTAGCAAACGCGATGCTAAAGAGTTGGTAGAGCTGTTTTTCGAAGAGATCCGTCGCGCTCTGGAAAACGGCGAGCAGGTTAAACTATCAGGCTTTGGTAATTTTGACTTACGCGATAAAAACCAACGTCCCGGGCGTAACCCGAAGACCGGTGAAGATATTCCTATTACGGCACGCCGTGTAGTGACCTTCCGACCTGGTCAGAAGTTGAAAAGTAGGGTTGAAAACGCGTCGCCAAAAGACGAGTAA